Proteins encoded within one genomic window of Silene latifolia isolate original U9 population unplaced genomic scaffold, ASM4854445v1 scaffold_150, whole genome shotgun sequence:
- the LOC141637849 gene encoding epoxide hydrolase 1-like, producing MDLVTPSAPLPPWFSDEDLEVYGSLYENSGFQTALQVPYRSTTETYDILDPILRQPALLIMGRKDYFFKFPGIQENIESGKVKEFAPDLTIIYVPEGTHFVHEQFPEVVNELILDFLADHP from the exons ATGGACCTAGTCACGCCTTCAGCTCCCTTACCCCCTTGGTTTTCAGATGAAGATCTTGAAGTTTATGGGTCTTTGTACGAAAACTCGGGTTTTCAGACTGCATTACAAGTTCCATATAG GTCCACAACCGAGACATATGATATACTAGATCCGATACTGAGACAACCCGCATTGCTAATAATGGGTAGAAAAGATTACTTCTTCAAGTTTCCAGGAATACAAGAGAACATTGAAAGCGGAAAGGTCAAAGAGTTTGCCCCTGATTTGACCATCATATATGTACCTGAAGGTACTCATTTTGTTCATGAACAGTTCCCTGAAGTAGTCAATGAGCTCATCCTTGATTTCCTGGCTGACCATCCATAA
- the LOC141637834 gene encoding RNA polymerase II C-terminal domain phosphatase-like 1, producing MMKTVLYDGEKVVGEVEVYVDDNNKNPNSYGLVELLKKGLKIKGLSKGGERCHPLAVLYTISSQSYGVCFKLIELKSYFHPQQQETQLFGLHSICLKENKTIVVPFGDEEIHLVAMRSRRMNGGTACFWGFNVAPGLYEACLGMLNPRCLGIVFDLDETLIVANTLRSFEDRIEALQRRLSLETDPQRIAGMTGEMKRYQDDKSILKQYAETDQVVDNGKVHKIQAEVVPALTDDHQTIVRPLIRLQDKNIVLTRINPQIRDTSVLVRLRPAWEDLRSYLTAKGRKRFEVYVCTMAERDYALEMWRLLDPDSNLINPADVLDRIVCVKSGSKKSLFNVFHNGICHPKMALVIDDRLKVWDEKDQPRVHVVPAFAPYYAPQAEANNAIPVLCVARNVACNVRGGFFKEFDDVLLQRINEVSFEDDLKDIPCPPDVSNYLVSEDNVSGSNGNREPICFDGMADAEVERRLKEATLGLTSAPSLSPLTNVNLGLALASSLSFTMAAPPTAIPQVTPQTSVTPFNTNVFSPVGPPVKPLGSIGSPELGPGLHNSTAPEEGEVPESELDPDTRRRLLILQHGHDVRDMLLNEATFPVRPPLQAPTMGPVPGPLPIAGPGPGIGPGPGPVQAPGPVMRMQSRGSWFPVEDHMSPGPLSRPLPNEYPIGPDCAQFERQHPPPFHQRMDRSTRPDRFFPERQRPPREAQRRDDRLRLNHSLPGHQSFKGDNFPVSSSSSKKNLEVVSERSNTFPETPSGALHDISARVGAKVEFRTRLVPSIELRFFMEAYFAGERIGEGTGVQRKEAQNQAAEAALMNLADRYLSHVKSDSPQSDMTKGQSPNNIRQPSDSHSPGDSALAKEEMIPSIEPTKPDSSVDDSRNSTSPVSALKELCTREGLGIDFRAPSPSTSTIQGDEICAEVKIEGQLVGKGTGLTWDEAQLQAAEKALSSLKSMLGQLKRPGSPRSLEGITSKRLKPDYPQVLQQMPSPRYPRNASPVP from the exons ATGATGAAAACGGTGTTGTATGATGGGGAAAAAGTAGTAGGAGAAGTGGAAGTATACGTCGACGACAATAACAAAAACCCGAATTCATATGGATTAGTAGAATTGTTGAAGAAGGGGTTGAAGATTAAGGGATTATCAAAAGGAGGTGAAAGATGTCATCCTCTTGCTGTTCTTTATACAATTTCATCACAATCATACGGAGTTTGCTTCAAATTGATCGAGTTGAAGTCGTATTTTCATCCACAACAACAAGAAACGCAACTTTTTGGTTTGCATTCCATCTGTCTCAAAGAAAACAAG ACTATAGTTGTGCCCTTTGGTGATGAGGAGATTCATCTTGTGGCGATGCGGTCTAGAAGGATGAATGGTGGAACCGCTTGCTTTTGGGGTTTTAATGTTGCCCCAGGGTTATATGAAGCTTGCCTTGGGATGTTGAACCCTAGATGTCTTGGCATTGTTTTTGACCTCGATGAGACACTGATCGTTGCAAACACGCTGCGTTCATTTGAGGATAGAATTGAGGCTTTGCAAAGGAGACTTAGTCTTGAAACTGACCCGCAACGTATTGCAGGCATGACGGGTGAAATGAAACGTTATCAGGATGACAAATCTATATTAAAACAGTATGCGGAAACTGATCAGGTAGTGGACAATGGGAAAGTTCACAAAATTCAAGCAGAGGTTGTTCCAGCGCTCACTGACGACCACCAAACTATTGTTCGCCCCCTGATACGATTACAAGATAAAAACATAGTTCTTACTCGAATAAATCCTCAG ATACGTGATACAAGTGTTCTTGTGAGACTGAGACCTGCATGGGAGGATCTACGCAGCTACTTAACTGCCAAAGGTCGTAAACGATTTGAGGTTTATGTTTGTACAATGGCTGAAAGAGATTATGCTTTGGAAATGTGGAGGCTTCTTGATCCTGATTCTAATTTGATAAATCCAGCCGATGTTTTAGATCGTATTGTGTGTGTTAAGTCTG GATCAAAGAAGTCGCTTTTTAATGTTTTTCATAATGGCATCTGTCATCCCAAAATGGCTTTGGTGATTGATGATCGTTTAAAGGTGTGGGATGAGAAAGATCAGCCTCGAGTGCATGTTGTTCCTGCATTTGCTCCATATTATGCACCCCAGGCCGAG GCAAACAATGCTATTCCTGTCCTCTGTGTTGCTAGGAATGTAGCATGTAATGTTCGAGGTGGTTTTTTTAA AGAATTTGATGATGTTCTCTTGCAACGgattaatgaagtttcttttgAAGATGATCTAAAAGACATCCCTTGCCCTCCTGATGTGAGCAATTATTTGGTTTCAGAG GATAATGTCTCTGGTTCCAATGGTAATAGAGAACCGATCTGTTTTGATGGAATGGCAGATGCAGAAGTTGAAAGAAGGCTGAAG GAAGCGACTTTAGGATTAACTTCTGCCCCTTCACTCTCACCTCTTACAAATGTTAATCTTGGTCTTGCACTGGCATCTTCTCTATCCTTCACTATGGCTGCTCCTCCCACAGCAATCCCTCAGGTTACTCCTCAAACATCAGTGACACCTTTCAATACCAACGTGTTCTCTCCAGTAGGACCTCCAGTTAAACCACTAGGTAGCATTGGTTCTCCGGAGCTGGGCCCGGGCTTGCACAATTCTACCGCCCCAGAAGAAGGGGAAGTGCCCGAATCTGAGCTTGATCCTGATACGAGGAGGCGGCTTCTCATATTACAGCACGGGCATGATGTTAGAGATATGTTGCTGAATGAGGCTACGTTTCCTGTCAGACCTCCACTACAAGCACCTACTATGGGCCCTGTTCCTGGGCCTCTGCCTATCGCTGGCCCTGGTCCGGGCATCGGTCCTGGCCCTGGTCCAGTCCAAGCTCCTGGTCCTGTTATGCGGATGCAATCACGAGGGAGCTGGTTTCCAGTTGAGGATCACATGAGCCCGGGACCACTAAGTCGACCATTGCCTAATGAATACCCAATTGGTCCCGATTGTGCACAATTTGAAAGGCAACACCCACCTCCTTTTCATCAAAGAATGGATAGGTCTACTCGGCCAGATCGATTTTTTCCTGAAAGACAGAGACCTCCTAGGGAG GCTCAAAGAAGAGATGACAGACTAAGATTAAATCACTCACTACCGGGCCATCAGTCGTTCAAAG GTGATAACTTCCCCGTAAGTAGTTCATCAAGCAAGAAGAATTTGGAAGTTGTGTCCGAACGGAGCAATACATTTCCAGAAACTCCTTCTGGTGCTTTGCATGACATTTCAGCAAGGGTTGGAGCCAAG GTTGAATTTAGGACGCGCTTGGTCCCTTCTATCGAGTTGAGGTTCTTCATGGAG GCTTATTTTGCTGGGGAGCGAATCGGAGAAGGAACCGGTGTTCAAAGAAAGGAAGCACAAAATCAGGCTGCAGAGGCCGCTTTGATGAATTTGGCTG ATCGATACTTAAGCCACGTGAAGTCAGATTCTCCGCAGAGTGACATGACTAAGGGTCAGAGTCCCAATAACATTAGACAACCAAGTGATTCACATTCTCCTGGTGATAGTGCCTTAGCTAAAGAGGAGATGATACCTTCAATTGAGCCAACAAAACCAGACTCTAGTGTGGATGACTCTAGAAACTCCACGAGCCCAGTTTCAGCTCTTAAAGAATTG TGCACGAGGGAGGGTCTAGGTATTGATTTTAGAGCTCCATCTCCATCTACTAGTACCATCCAAGGAGATGAAATTTGTGCAGAG GTGAAAATAGAAGGGCAACTTGTTGGCAAGGGAACGGGATTGACATGGGATGAAGCACAGTTACAG GCCGCAGAGAAAGCTCTTTCAAGTCTCAAGTCCATGCTTGGTCAATTGAAACGTCCTGGTTCTCCAAG GTCATTGGAAGGGATTACCAGCAAACGATTGAAGCCCGATTATCCTCAGGTTTTACAGCAAATGCCATCTCCAAGATATCCGAGGAATGCTTCTCCCGTGCCTTGA